Proteins encoded together in one Stutzerimonas stutzeri window:
- a CDS encoding sensor histidine kinase, giving the protein MNFVTRPSIASFEPTDAVDLTGSLERFRELAGQLGESEGLLQAHVAELRDQLAEAGAQRRHELEEKERLAQRLRNVLDLLPGGVIVIDGQGVVRDANPVALELLGEPLVGVNWRDVIVRSFAPRKDDGHEISLRNGRRLSIATRSLSGEPGQLVLLTDLTETRRLQDQLARHERLSSLGRMVASLAHQIRTPLSTALLYASHLEQGGLSEQQQQRFAGSLKARLHELEHQVRDMLVFARGDLPLNDRVTPAELLSALRAAAEPKLRDVAVRWQNDAQGGELLCNRDTLVGALLNLVENALQACSGACRLKIHLYRRDATLYLCISDNGRGIEAGVLGRLGEPFFTTRDNGTGLGLAVAKAVARAHQGELRLLSRPGRGTCVIVALPLIPIVQKVV; this is encoded by the coding sequence GTGAATTTCGTCACCAGGCCGTCCATAGCGTCCTTTGAGCCCACCGATGCCGTGGACCTCACAGGCTCGCTCGAGCGTTTCCGAGAGCTTGCCGGGCAGCTGGGCGAGTCCGAGGGGCTTTTGCAGGCACACGTCGCTGAGCTCCGGGACCAGCTTGCCGAGGCGGGGGCGCAGCGTCGCCACGAGCTCGAGGAGAAGGAGCGGCTCGCTCAACGGCTGCGGAACGTGCTGGACCTGCTTCCGGGCGGCGTGATCGTCATCGATGGCCAAGGGGTGGTGCGCGACGCCAATCCTGTGGCCTTGGAGCTTCTGGGTGAGCCCCTGGTGGGTGTCAACTGGCGCGACGTCATCGTCCGCAGTTTCGCCCCGCGCAAGGATGATGGCCATGAGATTTCCCTGCGCAACGGACGCCGTCTGTCGATCGCCACTCGTTCCCTCAGCGGCGAGCCCGGCCAGTTGGTGCTGTTGACCGACCTTACCGAAACCCGGCGTCTGCAGGATCAGTTGGCGCGCCATGAGCGCTTGTCGTCCCTGGGGCGAATGGTGGCATCGCTAGCCCATCAGATTCGCACACCGCTTTCCACCGCGCTGCTGTATGCCAGCCACCTCGAGCAAGGTGGTTTGAGCGAGCAACAGCAGCAACGTTTCGCCGGCAGTCTGAAAGCGCGCCTGCACGAGCTGGAGCACCAGGTTCGCGACATGCTGGTGTTCGCCCGGGGCGATCTGCCGCTGAACGACCGCGTGACCCCGGCCGAGCTGCTGTCCGCTCTTCGCGCGGCGGCGGAGCCGAAACTGAGGGATGTCGCCGTGCGCTGGCAGAACGATGCGCAAGGCGGCGAGCTTCTTTGCAACCGCGACACACTGGTCGGCGCGCTGCTCAACCTTGTCGAGAACGCCTTGCAGGCCTGCAGTGGCGCATGTCGTTTGAAGATTCATCTGTATCGGCGTGATGCCACGCTGTACCTGTGCATCAGCGATAACGGCCGCGGCATAGAGGCTGGCGTCCTGGGGCGGTTGGGCGAGCCGTTCTTCACTACCCGGGACAACGGAACCGGCCTCGGGCTTGCGGTCGCGAAGGCTGTCGCCCGTGCCCATCAAGGCGAGCTGCGCCTGCTTTCCCGGCCAGGTCGCGGCACTTGCGTCATCGTTGCGTTGCCGTTGATTCCTATCGTTCAGAAGGTCGTGTGA
- a CDS encoding sigma-54 dependent transcriptional regulator, which produces MWRETKILLIDDDRDRRRDLTVILNFLSEDHLACSSSEWQDAVAGLESSRVVNGVMLGDVTTRGGAIELIKQMSKWDENVPLMLIGEPAPTDWPEEIRRRVLTSLEMPPSYNKLLDSLHRAQIYREMYESKTRGRQREPNLFRSLVGTSRAVQHVRQMMEQVADAEASVLILGESGTGKEVVARNLHYHSKRRQGPFVPVNCGAIPAELLESELFGHEKGAFTGAITARAGRFELAEGGTLFLDEIGDMPLPMQVKLLRVLQERTFERVGSNRTQNADVRIIAATHKDLEKMIEEGTFREDLYYRLNVFPIEMAPLRERVEDIPLLMNELISRMEHEKRGSIRFNSAAIMSLCRHDWPGNVRELANLVERMAIMHPYGVIGVMELPKKFRHVDDDDEQYATSLHDEMEERAAISAPMVVPEAQAMLPVEGLDLKEYLGNLEQGLIHQALEDAGGVVARAAERLRIRRTTLVEKMRKYGMNRRDDELGE; this is translated from the coding sequence ATGTGGCGTGAAACCAAGATTTTGTTGATAGATGATGATCGTGACCGTCGGCGGGATTTGACGGTCATTCTGAATTTTCTCAGTGAGGATCATCTGGCTTGCTCCAGCAGTGAATGGCAGGACGCTGTCGCCGGCCTCGAGTCCAGTCGAGTCGTGAATGGCGTCATGCTGGGGGATGTGACCACCAGGGGTGGCGCCATTGAACTCATCAAGCAGATGAGCAAATGGGATGAGAACGTCCCGTTGATGCTGATTGGCGAGCCGGCACCGACCGACTGGCCCGAGGAGATTCGACGCCGGGTCCTTACCAGCCTGGAAATGCCGCCCAGCTACAACAAGCTGCTCGACTCGCTGCACCGCGCGCAAATCTACCGTGAAATGTACGAGTCCAAGACGCGCGGCCGGCAGCGCGAACCCAATCTTTTCCGCAGCCTGGTTGGCACCAGCCGAGCGGTGCAGCATGTCCGTCAGATGATGGAGCAGGTCGCCGATGCGGAGGCCAGCGTGCTGATCCTCGGCGAATCCGGTACCGGCAAGGAGGTGGTCGCGCGTAACCTGCACTACCATTCCAAGCGGCGCCAGGGACCGTTCGTTCCAGTCAATTGCGGTGCTATCCCGGCGGAATTGCTGGAAAGCGAACTGTTCGGACACGAAAAAGGCGCCTTTACCGGCGCGATCACCGCGCGGGCAGGGCGCTTCGAGCTGGCCGAGGGCGGTACGCTGTTCCTCGACGAAATCGGCGACATGCCGTTACCCATGCAGGTCAAGCTTCTTCGTGTACTGCAGGAGCGCACATTCGAGCGCGTCGGCAGCAACCGCACGCAGAATGCCGATGTTCGGATCATTGCCGCGACCCACAAGGATCTGGAAAAGATGATCGAAGAGGGGACCTTCCGTGAGGACCTCTACTATCGCCTGAACGTCTTCCCGATCGAAATGGCGCCGCTGCGCGAGCGTGTGGAAGACATTCCACTGCTGATGAACGAGCTGATCTCGCGCATGGAACACGAGAAGCGCGGCTCCATCAGGTTCAACTCGGCTGCCATCATGTCGCTCTGCCGGCACGACTGGCCAGGTAACGTTCGCGAATTGGCCAACCTCGTCGAACGCATGGCGATCATGCATCCTTATGGTGTGATCGGTGTAATGGAGCTGCCGAAGAAGTTCCGGCACGTTGATGATGACGATGAGCAGTACGCAACCAGTCTGCATGACGAGATGGAAGAGCGTGCCGCCATCAGCGCGCCGATGGTGGTGCCTGAGGCGCAGGCCATGCTCCCTGTCGAGGGGCTGGACCTGAAGGAATACCTCGGCAACCTTGAGCAGGGGCTGATCCATCAGGCGCTCGAAGACGCCGGTGGTGTGGTTGCCCGTGCCGCGGAGCGGCTGCGCATCCGGCGGACCACACTGGTGGAGAAAATGCGCAAATACGGAATGAACCGCCGCGACGACGAACTGGGCGAGTAG
- the fliT gene encoding flagellar protein FliT yields MNASVKRLEETGTSLRDALTRQDWSAIGMLDRECRSAVDEAMREHQRDDGAVRQRLQELLDLYRELVMTCQIEQARVAGELRQLNQSQQGAKVYQLFG; encoded by the coding sequence ATGAATGCTTCCGTCAAGCGCCTAGAAGAAACCGGCACCTCACTGCGCGACGCGCTGACGCGGCAGGATTGGTCGGCCATCGGCATGCTCGACCGCGAGTGCCGCAGCGCTGTCGATGAGGCGATGCGCGAACATCAGCGTGATGATGGAGCTGTCCGGCAACGTTTGCAGGAGCTGCTCGATCTCTATCGCGAACTGGTCATGACCTGCCAGATCGAACAGGCCAGGGTGGCAGGCGAACTGCGTCAGCTCAATCAGTCGCAGCAGGGCGCCAAGGTCTACCAGCTGTTCGGTTGA
- the ccmI gene encoding c-type cytochrome biogenesis protein CcmI gives MTDFWIAASALLLVALAFLLLPILRGRRAQAEEDRTALNVALYEERLAELTAQHAAGTLSDAQLEAGRADAARELLEDTENSDSPKIAKLGRSVPLIAAVLVPLVGYGLYMHWGASDKVQMARQFSEQPRTVEEMTAHLEQAVKEQPDSAEAWYFLGRTYMNQERPADAAKAFARVVELAGRQPELLGQWAQAQYFAGDRQWSEQLQALTDEALQADPQELTSLGLLGIAAYEEGRYQDAVRFWEQLVAALPENDPSREAIRGGIERARQQVDGGSGNAEAGEAPAAASTQAAALQIQVQLDPKVAETVSPEDSVFVFARAVNGPPVPLAAKRLTVGDLPATVTLSDADAMVPSLKISSVEQVTVMARVSRTGDATTGEWMGQSEALETRGDKNAVRLTIDRAEAP, from the coding sequence ATGACCGATTTCTGGATAGCCGCCAGCGCTTTGCTGCTGGTGGCGCTGGCCTTCCTGCTGCTCCCCATCCTGCGTGGTCGTCGTGCCCAGGCCGAAGAAGACCGTACGGCGCTCAACGTTGCGCTCTACGAGGAGCGCCTGGCTGAACTCACCGCCCAGCATGCGGCGGGAACACTGAGCGATGCCCAGCTCGAAGCGGGGCGTGCGGACGCGGCGCGCGAGTTGTTGGAAGACACCGAAAACAGCGACAGCCCCAAAATCGCCAAGTTGGGTCGTAGCGTGCCGCTTATCGCAGCCGTGCTGGTGCCCCTGGTGGGCTATGGGCTGTACATGCACTGGGGTGCCAGCGACAAGGTGCAGATGGCTCGTCAGTTCTCGGAGCAGCCACGCACCGTCGAAGAAATGACGGCTCATCTTGAGCAGGCCGTGAAGGAGCAGCCCGACTCGGCCGAAGCCTGGTACTTCCTCGGGCGCACCTACATGAATCAAGAGCGCCCGGCCGATGCGGCCAAGGCATTCGCGCGCGTGGTAGAGCTTGCCGGACGCCAGCCCGAACTGCTTGGCCAGTGGGCTCAGGCGCAATACTTCGCCGGCGATCGGCAGTGGTCGGAACAGCTGCAGGCGCTTACCGATGAGGCGCTGCAGGCCGATCCGCAGGAACTGACCAGTCTCGGCCTGCTCGGTATCGCGGCATACGAGGAAGGTCGCTATCAGGATGCCGTGCGCTTCTGGGAGCAGCTGGTGGCTGCGTTGCCCGAGAACGATCCTTCTCGCGAAGCCATCCGCGGCGGCATCGAACGCGCCAGGCAGCAGGTCGACGGCGGTTCCGGCAACGCTGAAGCAGGCGAGGCTCCGGCTGCGGCGAGCACGCAGGCCGCTGCGCTGCAAATCCAGGTGCAGCTGGATCCGAAGGTGGCGGAAACGGTATCGCCCGAGGACAGTGTTTTCGTTTTTGCCCGGGCAGTGAACGGACCGCCGGTTCCGCTGGCGGCCAAGCGCCTGACCGTCGGTGATCTTCCGGCGACCGTCACGCTGAGCGACGCCGATGCGATGGTGCCGTCCCTCAAGATCTCCAGCGTCGAGCAGGTGACGGTGATGGCGCGGGTTTCTCGTACGGGTGACGCAACAACGGGTGAGTGGATGGGTCAAAGCGAGGCGCTCGAGACTCGCGGTGATAAAAACGCCGTGCGGTTGACGATCGATCGCGCCGAGGCGCCCTGA
- a CDS encoding cytochrome c-type biogenesis protein, with the protein MKRLIHAALLGLFLVSTAQAAIDTYEFRDEAERERYRTLTEELRCPKCQNQNIADSNAPIAMDLRQEIFRMLEEGQSNDQIVDYLVDRYGDFVRYNPPVNAKTLLLWYGPAGLLVLGFGVLAVILVRRRRVEKAPASNTLSETERERLAKLLDKKDS; encoded by the coding sequence ATGAAACGATTGATCCACGCTGCGCTGCTGGGGCTGTTCCTGGTTTCCACGGCCCAGGCAGCGATCGACACCTACGAGTTTCGCGATGAGGCCGAACGCGAGCGCTACCGGACGTTGACCGAAGAGCTGCGTTGTCCGAAGTGCCAGAATCAGAACATCGCCGATTCCAACGCGCCCATCGCGATGGATCTGCGCCAGGAAATCTTCCGCATGCTGGAGGAGGGGCAGAGCAACGACCAGATCGTCGATTACCTGGTGGACCGTTATGGCGACTTCGTTCGTTACAACCCGCCGGTGAATGCGAAGACCCTGCTGCTCTGGTACGGCCCGGCGGGCCTGCTGGTGCTGGGCTTTGGTGTGCTGGCCGTGATCCTGGTACGTCGCCGCCGCGTCGAGAAGGCGCCTGCATCGAACACCCTTTCCGAGACCGAGCGCGAGCGTCTCGCCAAGCTGCTGGATAAAAAAGACTCATGA
- a CDS encoding DsbE family thiol:disulfide interchange protein, with product MKRLLMLLPLAIFLVVAVFLYRGLFLDPSELPSALIGKPLPAFSLPSVEDEQRLITDADLKGKPALVNVWATWCVACKVEHPVLNRLAAQGVVIHGVNYKDDNAAARKWLKEFHDPYQLNIRDERGSLGLDLGVYGAPETFLVDKQGVIRHKFVGVIDDRVWREQLAALYQELVDE from the coding sequence GTGAAAAGACTGCTGATGTTGCTGCCACTGGCGATCTTTCTGGTGGTGGCAGTGTTCCTCTACCGGGGGCTTTTTCTCGATCCGTCCGAGCTGCCTTCGGCGCTGATCGGCAAGCCGCTGCCCGCGTTCTCGCTGCCCTCGGTGGAAGATGAGCAGCGCCTGATCACCGACGCAGATCTCAAGGGCAAACCCGCACTGGTCAACGTGTGGGCAACCTGGTGTGTCGCCTGCAAGGTCGAACACCCGGTACTCAATCGCCTGGCCGCGCAGGGCGTGGTCATCCATGGCGTCAACTACAAGGATGACAACGCAGCGGCGCGGAAATGGCTGAAGGAATTTCACGATCCCTACCAGCTGAACATTCGTGACGAGCGCGGCAGCCTGGGCCTGGACCTGGGCGTATATGGCGCGCCCGAGACCTTCCTGGTCGACAAGCAGGGCGTCATCCGTCACAAGTTCGTCGGCGTGATCGATGATCGTGTCTGGCGCGAGCAGCTCGCAGCGCTCTATCAGGAGTTGGTGGACGAATGA
- a CDS encoding heme lyase CcmF/NrfE family subunit: MIPELGHLAMILALCLAVVQATLPLIGAWRGDRQWMGLAQPAAWGQFAFLGFSFACLTYAFMVDDFSVAYVAHNSNSALPWYYKFSAVWGAHEGSLLLWAFILAGWTFAVAIFSRQLPEDMLARVLGVMGLISIGFLLFLIVTSNPFERLLPQVPMDGRDLNPLLQDFGLIVHPPMLYMGYVGFSVAFAFAIAALLGGRLDAAWARWSRPWTLVAWAFLGLGIALGSWWAYYELGWGGWWFWDPVENASFMPWLVGTALIHSLAVTEKRGVFKSWTVLLAIAAFSLSLLGTFLVRSGVLTSVHAFATDPERGVFILVFLLMVVGGSLTLFALRAPVVKSQVGFGLWSRETLLLVNNLLLVVATAMILLGTLYPLLLDALSGAKLSVGPPYFNAMFVPLMAALMLTLGVGIMVRWKDTPVKWLLGMLTPVLITSVVLGGLGSLLFGDFNWAVLAVSLLAAWVVIASVRDLLDKTRHKGLLKGARSLAPSYWGMHLAHLGLAVCAIGVVLTSHQSSERDLRLAPGESLSLGGYEFVFEGAVHHEGPNFTSDKATIRVFDGDKQIATLHPEKRLYTVQQMPMTEAGIDAGFTRDLYVALGEPLGDGAWAVRVHIKPFVRWIWLGALMMGLGGALAASDRRYRVKVKTRVREALGMAAQGA, from the coding sequence GAGCTCGGCCATCTGGCAATGATTCTGGCCCTGTGCCTGGCCGTGGTCCAGGCCACGCTGCCGCTGATCGGTGCCTGGCGCGGTGACCGGCAATGGATGGGCCTGGCGCAGCCGGCGGCCTGGGGGCAGTTCGCGTTTCTCGGTTTCTCCTTTGCCTGCCTGACCTACGCCTTCATGGTCGACGATTTCTCCGTCGCCTATGTGGCGCACAACTCCAACAGCGCCTTGCCCTGGTACTACAAGTTCAGTGCCGTGTGGGGTGCCCACGAAGGTTCGCTGCTGCTGTGGGCCTTCATTCTCGCCGGCTGGACCTTCGCGGTGGCGATCTTCTCCCGTCAGCTGCCGGAAGACATGTTGGCGCGCGTGCTCGGTGTGATGGGCCTGATCAGTATCGGTTTCCTGCTGTTCCTGATCGTCACCTCCAATCCGTTCGAGCGGTTGCTGCCGCAGGTGCCGATGGATGGCCGGGACCTCAACCCGCTTCTGCAGGACTTCGGTCTGATCGTGCATCCCCCGATGCTCTACATGGGGTACGTCGGTTTCTCGGTTGCCTTCGCCTTCGCTATCGCCGCGCTGCTCGGCGGGCGTCTTGATGCCGCCTGGGCGCGCTGGTCCCGTCCATGGACGCTGGTGGCCTGGGCGTTCCTCGGTCTGGGCATCGCGCTGGGTTCCTGGTGGGCCTATTACGAGCTCGGCTGGGGTGGCTGGTGGTTCTGGGACCCGGTGGAAAATGCCTCGTTCATGCCCTGGCTGGTCGGTACCGCGTTGATCCACTCGCTGGCCGTTACGGAGAAGCGCGGCGTCTTCAAGAGCTGGACGGTGCTGCTGGCGATCGCGGCCTTCTCGTTGAGCCTGCTCGGCACCTTCCTCGTCCGCTCCGGTGTACTCACTTCCGTTCACGCCTTCGCTACCGATCCCGAGCGCGGCGTGTTCATCCTGGTGTTCCTGCTGATGGTGGTCGGTGGCTCGCTGACCCTGTTCGCCCTGCGCGCGCCGGTGGTCAAGAGTCAGGTCGGCTTCGGCCTCTGGTCGCGCGAAACCCTGCTGCTGGTCAATAACCTGCTGCTCGTCGTGGCGACCGCGATGATCCTGCTGGGTACGCTGTATCCGCTGCTGCTGGATGCCCTGTCTGGTGCCAAGCTGTCGGTGGGGCCGCCGTACTTCAATGCCATGTTCGTGCCGTTGATGGCCGCGCTGATGCTTACGCTGGGTGTCGGGATCATGGTGCGCTGGAAGGACACGCCGGTGAAGTGGTTGCTCGGCATGCTCACGCCGGTGCTGATCACCAGCGTGGTACTCGGCGGGCTCGGCTCGCTGCTGTTCGGTGACTTCAACTGGGCCGTGCTGGCGGTATCCCTGCTGGCGGCATGGGTGGTTATCGCCAGCGTCCGCGATCTGCTCGACAAGACCCGTCACAAGGGCCTGTTGAAGGGGGCACGGAGCCTTGCACCGAGTTATTGGGGCATGCACCTGGCGCACCTGGGCCTCGCTGTCTGTGCGATCGGTGTGGTGTTGACCAGCCATCAGAGCTCCGAGCGTGACCTGCGCCTGGCGCCGGGCGAGTCGCTGTCGCTGGGTGGCTACGAGTTCGTCTTCGAGGGGGCGGTGCACCACGAGGGGCCGAACTTCACCTCGGACAAGGCCACCATCCGGGTTTTCGACGGTGACAAGCAGATCGCCACCCTGCATCCGGAGAAGCGCCTGTACACCGTGCAGCAGATGCCGATGACCGAGGCGGGCATCGACGCCGGCTTCACTCGCGACCTCTATGTGGCCCTCGGCGAGCCGCTGGGCGACGGTGCCTGGGCAGTGCGCGTGCATATCAAGCCGTTCGTGCGCTGGATCTGGTTGGGTGCGCTGATGATGGGCCTGGGCGGTGCCCTGGCCGCCAGTGATCGTCGTTATCGTGTCAAGGTAAAGACCCGCGTGCGCGAAGCATTGGGTATGGCGGCGCAAGGAGCCTGA